A portion of the Pseudomonas protegens CHA0 genome contains these proteins:
- a CDS encoding LysE family translocator, whose amino-acid sequence MTSSLLLAVIASGFIYAITPGPGVLAVFGIGAARGRQAGAGFLCGHMLGDVVWCSTALIAIVGAREIGSDAFNILGVLSGLYLFWLGLRAIRSKPRDGDEPQGPARNPFWHGILFGLTNPKAYPVAVATFTALLSSRAELLTWSMLPGLIALSFLGGLGAYAILIGIVGARKVRNWYQRHELAITRVCGVMFIGFAINALLHAVQGLVGNKA is encoded by the coding sequence ATGACCTCATCGCTGTTGCTGGCCGTTATCGCCTCGGGTTTCATTTATGCGATCACCCCCGGGCCCGGAGTGCTGGCGGTGTTCGGCATCGGCGCGGCCCGCGGGCGGCAGGCGGGGGCCGGTTTTCTCTGCGGGCACATGCTGGGCGACGTGGTCTGGTGCAGCACGGCGCTGATCGCCATTGTCGGGGCCCGGGAGATCGGCAGCGATGCGTTCAATATCCTTGGCGTGCTCAGCGGCCTGTACCTGTTCTGGCTCGGCTTGCGGGCCATCCGCAGTAAACCGCGCGATGGCGACGAACCCCAGGGCCCGGCGCGCAACCCGTTCTGGCACGGGATCCTGTTCGGCCTGACCAATCCCAAGGCTTATCCGGTGGCGGTGGCAACCTTCACCGCGCTGCTCTCCAGCCGCGCGGAGCTGTTGACCTGGTCGATGCTGCCGGGGCTGATTGCCCTGAGTTTCCTTGGCGGCCTTGGCGCATACGCTATCCTCATCGGCATCGTCGGCGCGCGTAAGGTACGCAATTGGTACCAGCGCCACGAGCTGGCGATCACCCGGGTCTGCGGGGTGATGTTCATCGGTTTCGCGATCAATGCCCTGCTGCACGCAGTGCAAGGGTTGGTCGGCAACAAGGCGTGA